The region GGGAAGAAGATGGTCATATAAATCCCTTAGCTAGGCTCTCGTCGAAATACTCCTTGAGTGCTTTCAATTTTGGCCGAAAAAGGATAAATATTCGCAAACAGAATCACTACACCAGGTAGTAGTTCCACGGGACAGTTGTACAGCCGATGTGGTGGCAATTTGTCTTGTCACATACATCTACAAAATCTTGATATTCTACTGGTAGTTTTAAATCAACTGTGCCTGCTGACCAGACTGAAGCTAGTTCTCCTGATGGTATCTGTTTACTTGGAAACTGTAATTCCCTCGTCTTCCAGTTGATAGTAGGATTTTGCAGTTGTAGCCATGGTAATCCTAGGATTATGGGGAAGTGAGGGGAAGAAATCAACAAAAATGACAGTCTTTCTGAATGATCCACCCCCATACGGACTTTCAACGGTGTTGTTTCTAGCTCTACCAGCCCTGATACCAACGAGGACCCATCCACGGTCTCCATTAACACCAGTGAAATTCTCTTCTGCGAATGTATACTGTGTTTTTTAGCAAAtgtaatatccatgaaattgccgctGGCTCCAGAGTCAACCATGCCGACTGTTCTTCAGAAGCATCGTCACCTGTGAATGCAGTTATGTTTTCAGTAAGTTCTACTACTTCGGCCTCGGGCGGGTTGAGGAAGGATTCACACTGTTATATCCCCATCAAGATATGGGTTCAATCCTGTTTCATTACTAATTCcgtttttatttttggagcgaactacaggaaggtagtgctgtagttcgctccctccaggccgggtcttacaagtgaccCATGGCcccagattccagttaaaaaccctgcagtaaagggtctgggtgtgtcagtgtttgttggcaagctgcagagcaggtgtcCCTGCAACAGCGGgcttgtgtgaggcaacacagagccaagagcagtgAATGACTGGCAACCCTCAGAGTGACACGGTGATGCAGTCACCCTCGGTCTCGGATATGGACTGTTATGACGCCCGGCTGCGATCAGGAGGATACTGTGTGCTATTTATTTTGTGAGGTTTGGACATTAAATATGTTTGCTTTGAACTTTTCctaggtcactgcctcattactgcacaGTGTGAACACTGCCCAAAACATTACAACCACTCAGAGGTTCTTGCCTGTGGAGAGCCAAggtctctaaggctggtttcacatttgcggttgtgtctgcagcatttccgctgcatacatccgcatgcgtcgtgttttcctatcctTAATGTTGTGGACACAGGTACATGAATTTGTATGCTTTTGGCTAGTGCGGCTGGACGCggctaacgcaacatgttgcagTTTTGGTGGCGGCAATTTGCCTCCGCCAAACGCATGCAGACGCTTGCGGAAGGAATGCGTCGAAACAATGCATTACAGTCTGTGGGAACGtactgtctagacactgattagccaccccccacaaaaAGATAGATAAAAAAGAATATGTGGGCACTGGCAGTACATTTGTCATGATCCGGGTCGGAGTTTGCCATGTTTCTCCTgctccggcctggtcatggtggggttaacaattcctgcctctctttgtcttgggagtggctatttcttggtgctcttgctggcagcttgtgtcagtgatagttttgggcttgctgggACTGCTACCTGTGAAACccctgtgttccttttgcctctgacctcccttacctgtacctgACCTGTTTCCTGTACCCGACCTAGTTTGACCGTTACCacacgtctgtctggctttttgaccttttggcttactctgactctgttctctgtctcacgtctctggtacctttgctcctggctggttcggaccctcggcttgtattttgaccacgagttttgttttcccctttaaactatacgcttaccgactgttacggacttggcttgttttgaccactctctgtcgccacctggtggtgcagtgcagctttcactgggctgcggtgtggcaagtgtgacctctttttctgtcaCCCACTTTCCTTTCCTTcgtggagtctgcacatacctgcattgctgcagcatGACAACACTATTCTACAGACCCCTGGAAGCAGACAGACTTTGAAGCAGGCACTTGTAAGCAGATTGGAACCTCTCCAGAAGAATCACAGCTTTGGCTAATGCTAGTATAAAAGCGAATGTCTGTCTGTCCTTTTTTCTATCTTTTAGTATGTACTAATTTCTGTCTATTTTTTCTTGCAGCATTCATGTCTTCTTCCTGATCTTCTGAGAAGTGCCCTGGCCCTGAACGTGCTGGACGGGAAAGTGAATTGAGAACATTccctactgattggtaagtattctctgtcacatatacacatgtggtgtttttttattttttattatcagaCCAGTTCTTCCACTGCAGCGGAGGCAGACCATGAGCAGCCAGCACATGTTCGGATGGCAAGACGGCGTGTAGGTATActtgactgattttttttttttcatgactataCTATTCTTGCCTGTTATTAAATTCTTCAAAtgttgtgggacacccaggttcAGCAGCACTCGGACAGCGTGGTCAtccggcggctgtggaatgaggtggctcgagcgatgatggatggctgggacGCCACGCCACAGGTTCACAAGGAATTTTGTAAGTAATTAAATGATGCTTGATGCGCCGTtcaccttggccgggatcacacaattgtgtgtgatgcgataaactcctctgagtttctcgcatcacacacagttgtgtgatcccgactgtgaagaaaccagattgtatcttaatttcccagatagccatgtttttgcaaagaaaaagaactgacttttcatctgtatgttggcttgtgcatttaagtgtatatgtctggtggttcaagaagacagacttgcaaactgataccatttaacatgcaatgtaagtctgtaatagtgacttgtacatactgTGTGTTTatcctttgtttattgatgtgtgctgatatgctaattgtgcattgaattccagaactagcttggtgacttctaaaggtaccttcacacataacgatttcgttaacgatatcgttgcaacgtcacgcttttggtgacgtagcaacgatcccgcttaacgatctcgttatgtgtgacagcgaccaacgatcaggcccctgctgggagatcgttggtcgtagggaatgatcaggacctttttttggtcgctgatcacccgctgtcattgctggatcggcgtgtgtgacgccgatccagcgatgtgttcacttgtaaccagggtaaatatcgggttactaagcgcagggccacgcttagtaacccgatatttaccctggttaccattgtaaaactaaaaaaaaacaaacagtacatactcacattccgatgtctgtcacgtcccccgcagtcagcttcccgcactgactgtcagcgccggccgtaaagcaaagcacagcggtgacgtcaccgctgtgctctgctttacggccggcgctgacacagtcagtgcaggaagctgacgccgggggatgtgacagacatcggaatgtgagtatgtactgtttttttgttttttttacttttacaatggtaaccagggtaaatatcgggttactaagcgcgccctgcgcttagtaacccgatgtttaccctggttacccagggacttcggcatcgttgaagacagtttcaacgatgccgaagtcgttcccctgatcgttggttgctggagagagctgtcagtgtgacagctccccagcgaccacacaacgacttaccaacgatcacggccaggtcgtatcgctggtcgtgatccttggtaagtcgtttagtgtaacggtaccttaaagcagagaaggaaagactgtgcaaatagattgaatggtcaagtagtactaggtaatatcatcaccattgtttgccatatcttgattttgaactaaaggacactgggtaattctaaaaatagcttacatgccttgagtATAAAATTACTCAGAGTTCACATCTTGGGAGTCTGAAATTATACAGagttaccagccagacattctgcaaaccacccaacagacaagagaaaggactgcagccaattcatcatggcaccatcacgagggaccctgatctaggattctataggatacaacctaggggttttcggctccgggtggaaggacacagatctgattcagtgaccatctctgcaccatggatatgtttggagaaagccagggttgggacccgctggtcgcctggttccatggggaTGGTcacataagccaggtggtgactctcgtgtcaactggctttggaccttgtatggactctatggacagtacttggtcatctccctatgcttgtcattaccccttctctgtgcgttcatccacagatggagtagcaacccggggagctctgacatcgtgtcaactggctttggaccttgtatggactctatggacagttcttggtcatctccctatgcttgtcattaccccttctctgtgcgttcatccacagatggagtagcgaccctggcagctctgacatcatgtcaactggctttggaccttgtatggactctatggacagttcttggtcatcaccctatgcttgtcattaccccttctctgtgcattcatccacagatggagtagcgaccctgggagctctgacatcgtgttaactggctttggaccttgtatggactctatggacagttcttggtcatctccctatgcttgtcgttaccccttctctgtgcgttcatccacagatggagtagcgaccctgggagctctgacatcgtgtcatactggaaatacgtggagacgcagtgatattttatatgcacccatgtacccatacaattccaggcatgttgggaatgttctgtttgctttgtgtgctgtggttcaataaagtattgccaccctgttttaccttaaccctgtgttgtctgtgtagtgtattgcccactgggagatagagcgggcgttcagtggtatgagccgtggtccatgcagtcttgctaaagacagccgggccagcggacgagagcacccactgaccccgtgtcTCCGTAACACCGACCAAAAGTGCATTGactaaaatttttttatttttttcacagtgaacaaagtcagaacccgttggcgttcgatgaaggatcgcttcaacaaggaccttcgtaagGAGCGCCAGGTTCACAGTGGTGCTGCAGGAAGGATCAGAAAGTAGAAATATcatgctggcatttttgagaccggtccttgcccagagaacgtaagtattttgtgttgtattgtattgtgttgtattccctaatctgtTTTGTTTCTAGTCCACAGGAGATGATGCTTTTACTATTGTACATTTTTGGtactgtttttcttttattttcacagaacctggagcagcaccctcgaacctggatctggagtggtccttcatcgaacagccacagacccgtcccagccatccatccatcagcgaagcagcaagtgggcctgcaacacgggctggagaccaggaagctggtccatcaggtgttcccctgtcccagtcctgtgCCTATTTTTTGGGGCTCTTtccgccagcggcagaaggcctcggacaggtcactcatgcccgagtttcttcacttgagcttggtcttccagaatggcttaaaggcactgggagatagactggaaagtgatcTGACTCATATTAATACACTTTTACAGGATGATAACAAGTGCCTTAACCatctgaaagccgacctccagagaccagcacatcatttctttaatcaaattgaacagggcatgtcggaacaccttactcctgatctccagctcaatgtcatgcaggcctgcaatgctgcataccactgcacggccaccactaTTCCAAGCcctgctggacaccactacagcgccCCCACTATGCCGAGTACTGCTGCacagtccaccgccaccaccatgccgagtggtgCTACAAGGTCCAAGCGGACCTTGCTAGGCCGTCCACCAGCACCATGccacagcagcagcaccagcacccGTATCCTGCCAGGCCGTCCACCCACACCATACCGCAGCAGCAGCAACCGGATACTGCCAGGCTGTCCACCGGCACCATGCCACAGCAGCAGCAACCAAATCATGCCAGGCTGTCCACCCGCACAATCCCGCCTGAAGACACAACACCAACACTCCCCAGAAGACAGCAGCGCAAAACactggggaggaagaaaaaaaaacagcagtctCTCACTCCCTCCCCTCTCACCtcaaaatgtgtctgtgatgtccggTTTGCCTCTCCCTTCCAGTGTGTCTGTCCCATCCCATGCCTCCAATACCATCCCTGACCTCACTACTTTCGTCGCCCCTTCCCCTGCAACCCCTTTGTCCTCTTTACCCAAACATCTCAGCTCAACACACCCCAGTTCCGTCTTGTTTCCCCAAGTCGCCGTAGTTAAtgtaatctttttttattttttataaatgtgtattttttggcCCCTTCTACTGTTTGGTTCTTTGTattctgccgccggcaacacacaccatgcgccgactaaacacactgcgccgtacactttgtgtttttgccacctcataactCCAGGACTGACACAACTTGAACACTACACTGCAGCTTTGtttcttgtgtctgtcatggagctatcaAAAACAAATATGACTTTCATTTTCTCCAGCATCTCTTCAGTCTGTGTAATCTATTGGGCGCacaatgaagagacgatggaggtaatacaaggcatatctatactcacctggccaggtgtcagaaacagtgaattcaggatgcacaaaacccagcatcctgaATTAACTATTTCTGACAGCtggcctggtgagtatagatatgccttgtattacctccatcgtctcttcattctgCATCCGATACTGCTGACTTAAGAGACGCTGGATCGAATCAGAAGttgcctaccatagcactgacatcATAAGTGGATTTCAGTTGATTAAAGACAGAGGGCACTTGGTACAAGTTTCAAAACAGGTTTTTTAGTTACACAAAATATTACaggaacattttaacattacaggtacatacacaaacacaacagaacattttattaaaccattccatcttgccatgccacacgtccaatatcagaaaccaagtaggcagcaaattggtacctcatttgggcaacttctactgttgacctcagagggtgatgatggtaatctggcaaggggtttgaaactggttcatcaagttcaatgttgggtcgctctttagccattatgtagttatgcagaaccacaaaggctttgacaacctcatcgtctgtctccatttttagattaatggctgttccaagaatgcgccattttgaggcaagaatcccaaaggtacacttaacagttcttcgtgcccagctcagtctgtagttaaaatttttttgggtgtggttcaagtcccgactggagtatggtttcagtaggttttcacatctgaaaggcctcatccccaaccataacaattggcattggcgggccttcagtgttgggaagaggtcgtggcagggggaaattaaaatgtTTTCCATACAAGCGTTGGCCCATGTCcaagtttttaaaagtctgggagtcattgccacggccaaaagctccaatgtccacagcgacaaagcgacagtcagcatctgcaatcgccatgagcactacagaaaaacattttttctagttgaagtactcagatccagttctggcgggtttggtaatctgaatctgttttccatccactgctcccaaacagttggggaaactaCAGACTTGCCAGAATTTTTCAGAAATTTCCTGCCACATTTCTGcgctgggtagggggataaattcttcccggagaacgttccacaaagcacggcaggtgtccgcaactattccagacaaggtggaaattcctagCTGGTACAGAAAATGGAGCGATCATAagctctctccagtagccaggaatctgccaaaaaaataaattaaaaaattacgaacaataatatttatgatagcgttttgctaaacacataaaggaaaaaaCAGACATtacatggcagaacaataataattatgacaggcgtttgttttgaaatattacgtaccttaaagggaatctgtcaccccaaaaaacagcctataaactaaggccaccggcatcaggggcttatctacagcatactgtaatgctgtagataagcccccgatgtatcctgaaagataagaaaaacaggttagattatactcacccagggcggtcccgagtctgttcgggtccgatgggagtcgcggtccggatccggtgcctcctatcttcatacgctgacatcctcttcttttcttcttgccgtggctcctgcgcaggagtactttgccctgttgagggcagagcaaagtactgcagtgcgcaggcactgggaaaggtcagagaggcccagcgcctgcgcactgcagtactttacgctgccctcaacacggcagacaaagtacgcctgcgcaggagctgcagcaagaagaggacgtcagcgtatgaagatgggaggcgccggacccggacctcccatcggacccgaacagaaccgggaccgcctaaagaatgctgtagataagcccctgatgtcggtggccttagtttataggccgtttttggaatgacagattccctttaatgtgaccaggagacgttcctcagcaggaatcgctctacggagctgggtgtcctgtctcctgatggctctttggacacgatcaagcaaatcccggaaggtCTCTTTTGACATCCTGGTATGTTCCtcaaatttctccgggttggcatggagct is a window of Ranitomeya variabilis isolate aRanVar5 chromosome 2, aRanVar5.hap1, whole genome shotgun sequence DNA encoding:
- the LOC143803905 gene encoding uncharacterized protein LOC143803905, with the protein product MMLLLLYIFGTVFLLFSQNLEQHPRTWIWSGPSSNSHRPVPAIHPSAKQQVGLQHGLETRKLVHQVFPCPSPVPIFWGSFRQRQKASDRSLMPEFLHLSLVFQNGLKALGDRLESDLTHINTLLQDDNKCLNHLKADLQRPAHHFFNQIEQGMSEHLTPDLQLNVMQACNAAYHCTATTIPSPAGHHYSAPTMPSTAAQSTATTMPSGATRSKRTLLGRPPAPCHSSSTSTRILPGRPPTPYRSSSNRILPGCPPAPCHSSSNQIMPGCPPAQSRLKTQHQHSPEDSSAKHWGGRKKNSSLSLPPLSPQNVSVMSGLPLPSSVSVPSHASNTIPDLTTFVAPSPATPLSSLPKHLSSTHPSSVLFPQVAVVNVIFFYFL